Within Deinococcus actinosclerus, the genomic segment TCAAACTGACCGTGGATCCCACCGAGGCCCCCAGTGAGCCCGAATACGTGGAAGTCGAGTTCGTCAGCGGCGACCCCGTCGCCATCAACGGCGAGAAACTCAGCCCCGCCGCGCTGCTGGCCAAGGCCAACGAACTGGGCGGGAAGCACGGCGTGGGCCGCCTGGACCTCGTCGAGAACCGCTTCGTCGGCATGAAGTCACGCGGCGTGTACGAAACGCCCGGCGGCACCGTCCTGTACCACGCGCGCCGCGCCGTCGAGAGCCTCACCCTTGACCGCGAGGTCCTGCACCAGCGCGACGCGCTGAGCCCCAAGTACGCCGAACTCGTGTACAACGGCTTCTGGTTCGCCCCCGAACGCGAGGCGCTCCAGGTGTACTTCGACCACGTCGCCTCAAGCGTGACCGGCACCGCCCGCCTGAAGCTGTACCGCGGGAACGTCATCGTCGCCGGCCGCAAGGCCCCCCAGAGCCTGTACGACAAGGACCTCGTGAGCTTCGAGGCGGGCGGCGACTACAACCAGCACGACGCCGGCGCGTTCATCAAACTGAACGCCCTGCGCATGCGCGTCCAGGCCCGCGTGAAAGCCAAAGCCGACGCCGCCGACAAGGAACCCGCCCAGGTCTGACCGTGACGGACGCCGCCCTGCCCCCCCACTGCATCCTGCGACCGGCCACCCCGGCGGACGCGGCGCTGCTGGCCCGTTTCCGGGTGCTGATGTTTCAGGACATGGGGGCCCCGCTGGAGGACGGCACGGAGGCGTTCTGGGCGGCGCACTTCGCGGGGGCTGTCGCGGAAGGCCGCTACCGGGCGGTGATCGCGGAACTGGATGGACAGGCGGTGGCCTGCGCGGGCCTGATGATCTTCCCGACCGTGCCCACCCCCGGCGATCCGTTCGGGCGGCTGGCGCACATTCAGGGCGTGTACACCGTGCCGGAGCAGCGCGCGCGGGGGCTGGCGTCCGCCGTGACCCGCGCGGCGCTGC encodes:
- a CDS encoding argininosuccinate synthase gives rise to the protein MTKDKIVLAYSGGLDTSIILKWLQTEKNYDVVCFTADLGQGDEVEEARVKALNTGAVAAYALDLREEFVRDYVFPMFRTSALYEGYYLLGTSIARPLIAKKMVEIAEKEGAVAVSHGATGKGNDQVRFEMTAYALKPDIVTVAPWRDWTFQGRADLEAFAHEHGIPVPTTKKDPWSTDANLLHISYEGGILEDPWAEPPAHMFKLTVDPTEAPSEPEYVEVEFVSGDPVAINGEKLSPAALLAKANELGGKHGVGRLDLVENRFVGMKSRGVYETPGGTVLYHARRAVESLTLDREVLHQRDALSPKYAELVYNGFWFAPEREALQVYFDHVASSVTGTARLKLYRGNVIVAGRKAPQSLYDKDLVSFEAGGDYNQHDAGAFIKLNALRMRVQARVKAKADAADKEPAQV
- a CDS encoding GNAT family N-acetyltransferase, which translates into the protein MTDAALPPHCILRPATPADAALLARFRVLMFQDMGAPLEDGTEAFWAAHFAGAVAEGRYRAVIAELDGQAVACAGLMIFPTVPTPGDPFGRLAHIQGVYTVPEQRARGLASAVTRAALRLAQAEGIGRANLNASVMGAGVYERMGFTPAKAPEYRLNLREAAL